Part of the Phalacrocorax carbo chromosome 9, bPhaCar2.1, whole genome shotgun sequence genome is shown below.
TGGGAGAGCCAGAGCCTGCAGGCATTTCTCTCGGTTGGTTATTTTGGCTGTTCTTGAAGACCGAAGGCGGGGAAAAAAGATCAGCCACCAGCTCAAAGTCCAGATCCTGCAACtctaaagcaaacagaagaggaaGCGGATCATTTGTTTGAAGTTTTCAGCGCGATGGCCGCTCGGGTCGGCGTTGCACTGCCTGAGCCAGGCGTTTCTTTTCTCCCAGCCAAGCGGGAGGGAGAGTCCCTGGCGCCGGGGCAGGGGCCCCCCCTCACCCACCTGCACAGGGGACAAGGCCCGGACGCCGTCGCTTGGCCTTAGATGAAACACCCGCTAAAGTTATAGTTAGGGCAAGAAGCCTTGCCTCAGCTGGGGCTACAGGTTTAGGGGCAGCAGATTTCATGCCAAGGCACCCTGGTATCGACAAGCCTTGAAacgttttgccttttttttttttttttttttttttttttacacagagaCTGCCACcgtccttccccctcctcccgccaTATCAATATTGGTATGAATCATGCTTTGCCTACTAAAATCTGGAACAGATTACTTGctcagatactttttttttttttttttcagttttacaatTTCAAGTTGTGGAGACTGGAAGAGGACTACGCAGGGAGAACAGGCAGAACTTATCAAACACCCTTTTAAAGGGCAAACCCGCATTTTAACGATTTAAATTAATGTGGATGTGAGCTATTTCCCCTTGCAGACCCTGCCAGGTTTcaataaaaactggaaaaaaggagtAAGGCtcagggagaggaggtggggaggggggcgacGTCAACCGACACAAAGCCAGTCAGCTTGTGAAAACGCGAGGACGGACGGCCGCGCCGACAACGGATCCAACCGGTGCAAACGGAGGCGGGCCGACGCCGGGCCGGCCTGGGCCGGGAAGGGGGCCCGCCGGCTGCGAaacggggcggcgggcgcggccgccccgccgcggcccagCCTGCtagcggcgcgggggcggctcGCGCCGGGGGGCCGCGGGGACCCCGCCGCGGTTccgggcagcccccgccgcgcgcccggccccgcgtGACACGCGCGCACCGCCCCGCACCGGCGCGCGCACAACCGCCTCCTCCACAGCGGGGGAGGACGGCcagcccccgccagccccccccccccttcccccccgcccccccaaaaaagtttCCCTGGGCCCGCCCGCCCGGGTGATTCAGTCGCGGTGCCAATcaccctgccctcctcctccccttcctctcgCCGCCGGCTCCTCCTCCCGAGGGGTAAGTCCGAAACTTTATAAGTGAGCTTTCCCCGAGCGCGCTgggagcggcgggcgggcggcggcaccGCGGGCGGCCAGCGgcgagcgcggcggcggggggaggctgCGAGGCAGGgcgctggaggctgtgcctgGCCCACGCTGTGACTCCGCGTGTCGGTGCGCTGCTGCTGCCCGCCCCGCTTCCCCCCTCGGGCGCACAAGATGTCCACAGCCCTGGTGTCGCCCACCATCTTCGACCTGAGCGAAGTTTTATGCAAGGTAAGGGCGCAGTCGGGGGCGGCTCCCCCAGCTTCGGGGCTCTTCAGCTGCTTCGGGGCTCTTCAGCTACTTCGGGGTGTGTGTTTGCggggctttgctggtttttctgtttgtgcctttcggtttggggtttttttttttttttccctcgtTTTCTGGTCGGGAACAAGTTTGACGCCGGGCGAGAGGCCGAAAGCGAGCGCCCCGTCCCGGGGCGCGGAGTCCCCCCGCCGCCTGCCCTTCCCGCCTCGGCCGCtcgggagggggggcgggggggcagcacccGTACTCCCGGCgggcggggatgggggggggccggatcctgaccctggggccgccgcgccgcaACACGCcagggcgcggcgcggcgggcggtgGCGCTGCCGCGGGGCCGAgcgggaaggagggagaggcggcgggaaggagggagaggcggcgggcgggctctgtccccgcggggcccggccgcccctcgcccagccccgccggggggggggggagccgcTGTGGGAGGGGAGGAGCGGGGGCTGGTGGCGGGGCGCCAGGCTCCGCACTGCCCTTCCTGCTCGCCGCCGGCCCCCGTTGGGGGGGGCTTTCCCACCAAAGAGCTCCAGCCTCGGGAGTTTCTTTGGACGCAGCGGcggctcccccccgcccccgtctGGCGCTTGGCTCGCTTCGATACTCTCCCTCGGCGCGGGCGGTCAGGGGCACTCGGTGGAGCTGCGAAAGGGGCGCAGCAGATGCGGGCGGCGGGGGTCCGTCGGGGCAGGgcggccgccgctccccgggggCTCCCTGCTCGCCGCCCGGCGGCGGGAACCGGTGGGGCGGTGTGGGGAACGCCGGAGGAGGGGCGGTGGCAGTGACCGGCCCCTGCTTTCTCCCCGCAGAGCAACAAGATGTTGAATTACACCCCCTCGGGTGTCAGCGGGTGCCTGCTGGACAGGAAGGCGGTGGGCACCCCGGCCGGCGGGGGTTTCCCTAGGAGGCACTCTGTCACCCTGCCCAACTCCAAGTTTCACCAGAACCAGCTCCTCAGCAGCCTGAAAGGGGAGCCGGCTCCCATGCTGGGCCCCCGGGAAAACCGCTTCCGGGACCGCTCCTTCTCCGAGGGTGGCGAgcggctgctgcagcagaagcagcccgGGGGACAGGTCAACTCCAGCCGCTACAAGACGGAGCTGTGTCGCCCTTTCGAGGAGAACGGCGCCTGCAAGTACGGCGACAAGTGCCAGTTCGCCCACGGCATCCACGAGCTGCGGAGCCTCACCCGCCACCCCAAGTACAAGACCGAGCTCTGCCGCACTTTCCACACCATCGGCTTCTGCCCCTACGGGCCGCGCTGCCACTTCATCCACAACGCGGAGGAGCGCCGCGCCGTGGCGGGGAGCCGGGAGCCGGCCGTCACCGACAGACCCCGCCTGCAGCACAGCTTCAGCTTTGCCGgcttccccagcactgctgccagcgGGCTGCTGGACAGCCCCACTTCCATCACCCCGCCGCCCATGCTGAGCACCGACGACTTGCTGGGCTCCCCCACCTTGCCTGACTGTGCCAGCAACCCCTTTACCTTCTCCAGCCAGGAGCTGGCCAGTCTCTTTGCCCCCAGCATGGGGGTGCAGGTGCCCGGCGGGAGTTCTCCTACCACCTTCTTGTTCAGGCCCATGTCTGAGTCCCCCAACATGTTTGACTCGCCGCCTAGTCCTCAGGACTCCCTCTCTGACCAGGAGGGCTAtctgagcagctccagcagcagccacagtggCTCAGATTCCCCTATCCTGGACACCTCAAGACGTCTTCCCATCTTCAGCAGACTCTCCATCTCTGATGACTAATCTGGGGTTTCCTcttgcccccccgccccacctctATTATGATGTTAAGCTgaactcccccacccccagtagTCTGAGCTGGATGTTAACATGTCCACCTGCCTGCCCTGACCCACTGGCTTAAACCTTAAGTGCCAAATTACGATGAAAAGCAATAACGTTTACAAAATTAGTGCCTTTAACACTTTCACTGTGACTGTATTacctctccagctgcagagggcaccagcagctctgtgcactTCCAGATGTGCAGGAAATGTCCGGATCCAGCTCCCTCCACTGGCCACGTACTGCATTGCCCTTTCCCAGTCCCTTCCCGACTGGCCAGTTTCTGCTAGGCTGCAGGCATGTGGGCAAGCGTTAACGTCCAGTCCTCTTGCTCCCCTCCCCTTATAAAAGACTAATCTTGCCTGGATCTGCTCAGGTCTGtgggaagaaaagctgagaatGGACAAAGATTGTAACATGAGTGGGACTTCAactgggaggaagaaaacaaagcaaaagaaaacaaaaaccagatggACTATGAGAGACTTGATTTTGGTGCTAAAAGTTCCCTGTGTATTCATGTGACATCTTAAAACAAATAGAGAGGGGGTGGGACCGACGGAAGTCATTCCACACACACAAGTTCATGTAAACAAAGTTCCAGTAGACATAGCTTTAATGGTTTTGCTCTAGAGTACTTTAGACCTATCTTAGAGCACACATGCCAAgctttttactatttttttcctgggtttttaatttttgtatacAGAAATTGGAGAGCAAATTTTGCTTGTCACTGCACAACAATATAAAAAAGCTTATTTAACTTATCAAAACGTATTTATTGCCGAAACCTatgctttttttgttaattttgttcATATTTATCGGGATGATGAATCCATAGAATATAttcttttatgtttaaattatGATCTTCCATATTAATCTTAAGATTGTGAagtgtctttttccttttttccccacagtttAATATATTATACTACAATGACATTTTTTGTAACTTTACACCtttttggttattttattttaaaaaatgaaaaattaatttaaaaaatgcaaaaactgtgtttggattatttattttagaattccttccccccccccctttttttttttttgtgttggacTGCAAATTGAGTTAATGTGCTTCTttgcctttcctcttctcttcctcctcccctcccctggctCTTGCTTACCTGGGCTTTAGAATGTACATACCTGAGCTCTGTTGCGAGACAGTGTGGAAGGAAgacctcttttcttcctctttttgtaTAGGTTCTTCAAGGAGAAAAGCCTTGGCCT
Proteins encoded:
- the ZFP36L1 gene encoding mRNA decay activator protein ZFP36L1, producing the protein MSTALVSPTIFDLSEVLCKSNKMLNYTPSGVSGCLLDRKAVGTPAGGGFPRRHSVTLPNSKFHQNQLLSSLKGEPAPMLGPRENRFRDRSFSEGGERLLQQKQPGGQVNSSRYKTELCRPFEENGACKYGDKCQFAHGIHELRSLTRHPKYKTELCRTFHTIGFCPYGPRCHFIHNAEERRAVAGSREPAVTDRPRLQHSFSFAGFPSTAASGLLDSPTSITPPPMLSTDDLLGSPTLPDCASNPFTFSSQELASLFAPSMGVQVPGGSSPTTFLFRPMSESPNMFDSPPSPQDSLSDQEGYLSSSSSSHSGSDSPILDTSRRLPIFSRLSISDD